The genomic window TTTAATAGAATTTGAATATCATCTGTACTTACAAAGTCTTCACCAGCTTAACGCGTTTATTTTCAACGCGTAGGTACAGTGATTTTGAAGAGTTGTAGTTGAGGTTGTGAGcatccatctcatcacatctccaagtgccaagagggtatgtttcaaaattttgaatagaatgacatgtacctaggaagatcaagtgtgttccaagtagtagggactaaaatataagttaatttagtgaaaaaaaaatttaatgttcaaatatattagtgattagccaaaatcactttggcactaaatgtaatattcctataccAGGTTCTTTGGGTCGAACTGGGTATAGGGGTTTTACAAATCAAGATTCTCCCAACTCTCACTATAAATAGATAGTACTAGTAGGCTTCAAATCACACCTCGGAAAAGAGAGAAACACAAGTCTCTCAAGTCTTCAATATTGTTATTTTGCCAAAAAGcagtcaaaatttattttctagaataaattttattttttgagaattGTAATTCTATCGGTTTATATTTGAGAGAAAGTTTTACTTTCCCAatgaaagtaaagtaaataatttatggttttgtgtttgattcgaatttgttcgagcccacactcgaaataGTTCGTAGTACGAGAATAGAAAAGAAGGTCGTTCAATTGAAAGCTGGAAACGACAAGGATCCATCTAGCCCAAAACATAGATGCAATTTCAAGaaaagtttattattataaatatcacaaactgactcgatattcaaaattttatttttttgctgtgcaagaaaactgtttttgaaccaaatttttttccaaaaaagagggtcaaagagaatgaaaagaaacCAGTGAAGTGCTTATTATGTTATGGTACGCATAGGATGCGGGACTGTCCAGAGCGACCTAAGCTGTCTGCGGTCCATAGAGAAGATGAAGTAGAGCTAGAGAGTGAGGATTTAAAGCTTGAGTCAATGATACTCGATTTTGTCAAAGTGAAGAGGGATCACAAGCAAAATGagttgatgtttgtggacatcgACATCGCATGCCATAAAAAGAGTGCTCTTGTTGATACGGGGCATCAAAATTTTTCATATGAGAGAAGGTCATAGGTAAACCTGGTCTCTCGGTTAGCAAATCGTCTACAAAGATCAATACTGCAAATTCCAAATACGTCTCAACCGTGGGAGTAGCACAAGAAGTTAAGGTACAAATTAGGGATTGGAAAAACAATGATAACTTTGAGGTAATTCACTTAGATGATTACAAATTTGTTATTGGTTTAAATTTCCTTGACAAGATTAAGgacacgtttggttcgctgtaatggaatagaggtgtaatggaatagaggtgtaatagaatagatgcgtaatggaatagaggcgtaataggtaATTCTTTTATTtcgttgaatggaatggaatataGGCGtaatggtattcttgtgtttggttgaatgtaatagaggtgtaatagcataaggaaaaaaactgaaatgactaaaataccctttgcAGAATTTTtgttaggtagatgattattgttattgttagtaaattttaataagattattaatataaataataaataatttaatcatattttaacataattattattaaatataatttaataaaaatatataatttaataaaattcttaataataaatattcttatatgaatttactaaaatcataatatataatactataaaatataattcaaaataagtattattaaatataatttaataaaaatatataatttaataaaattcttaataataaatattcttttatgaatttactaaaatcataatatataatactataaaataaaatttaattagtttttattaaatataatttaataaaaatatataatttaataaaattcttaataataaatattcttatatgaatttactaaaatcataatatataatactataaaatataatttaattagttttattaaatataatttaataaaaatatataatttaataaaattttttagtaataaatattcatatatgaatttgtataatttaaaataattattattaaatataatttaataataatatataatttcataaaattcttactaataaattttcttatacgaatttgtataatttaaaataattattattaaatataatttaataataatatataatttcataaaattcttactaacaaattttcttatatgaattttctaaaatcataatataacttgataatctgcataaacataattaacttatattaacaaaaggttagatcaaaatgaaattctacatcataatccatatgttatatggttttacaacatcaaaaagtttgaacattgatttttaatggtcagaaagaaatcttctgacccattcagTTCATTTTAAAGGACTTTCCAAGTTTCAATGCTCAAGTAATTTACAATCTTGAGAACCCTATGTCAAGAGTGACAATGAGTTGAATTTAAgatttttcccctatttcaccTTCTCTTTATCCCTTACACTACCGGCCAATGGAAATTATATCCTTTTTGCCTGACTATAGGcttcatttaaatttcaattcataGATCACTATGCTAGAACATAAAGATAatccttaaaaaataaaaacaaactggAGGCAAAGTATCCCAAAACAAAAATCTCAATGATGAGatgtaaaaaaattactaaacaaACAAGAAGGCACATGACATGATTCTATTTTCGCCATAATTGAACGTAGATTAATTCACGTCAAAGAAAGAAACACAATTTGCATTACGGCCCCACAACTCAAAATGCAAATGGGCTTCATTCCTACATTCTTTATGTTTGATATAAACCAAAACGAATTCAAAGCACTTACAAACATAAATCAAGTTTCTCCTCTGTAACCACCAGACCCAAAATAATCCATTCTGGAATTTGCAATAGCCATGCTTTTCTGATGCTCTAACTTGGGGCAATCTTGGATACGATGGCCCAATCCACCACAATAAGCACATCCCTTTACGCCACTTGCATTGGTGATTGCATCCACATCTTCCATTAGATCACTGAGCTCAGCTAAGACGGGCGGGATCCTCTGTTTGGCTTCTTGCAATAGGTGTTTCAAATCAAGCAGGGTTGTCTCACTTTGATTCTTGTTTATAAATATGGTTGCAATTCCCGTTTTACCATATCTTCCTATTCGTCCTATTCTGTGGACATAGTTTTCAATTTCTGCAGGCATATCATAATTGATCACGTGTTGAATATCAGGAAAATCCAAACCTTTAGATGCAACATCAGTTGCAACTAACACATCCTTCTTGCCTTGGATTCTCTGTTGCTGCATTCAGTTCATTTTAACATTTTGGGTCGTTCTATCCATCAGAATCTCATGTTTGCCACCTTTTTGGTGACAAGGTTAGGTGATTGATCCTTCCTACCGCTACTATGACTTGAGAAGAGTTCAGGGACAACATGAAACTGGAAAAAGATCATCAATACAAACTActacaacaacaataaaatttttattgcAATTCCACCCAAAGTATAATACCAGTTGAAGTAGCTATCGAAGATCCATTAGATTGTTCAGGTTGCCAAAATGATTAGGACATGGTCAAGCAACATGGCCTAGTGCCTCCATAATAACATAAAAGCAGCAGCTCGGCTGGTGCAATTACAATATCCTATCTTATCAGTAATTTCTATTGCTATTAAAGTTTCAACCACAAACAATATCATATATGTGATGTGTAACATTTCATAATATCTGTGACTAATACCTGAACTAAAATTCCTCAAGCAACAAGCTAGGAGTGAAAACTCAGTACGTGGAATATAAGCTCCATGATAAAGCTTTGTAATTTTCAATTAAACCTATATTTCCTGGTAAAGTATATGAGATCACATATACTAATTTTCAATCAAACCCCAATATTAAGGGACTGCTTCAACGAGACAAGGATGTAGACAATGAGCATTAGCATATATACGAATGTAATTAGAAAATAGACTTTGGTCTCCCCTGCAACAACTCTTTTTTTTAAGCAACATCAACGAATGAGCATCAAGGTGGTTTTTTTTCATAAGAAAATGTAATTAGAAGGGAGAAGAGATttacaaatacaaatattaaacctcatatcatcaatttgaaacctACAAATTGGcattagcatatttttggattatCCTTGGACTTGCAGAAAATAGTTGATAAATTCCCCCAATGTGGATGTAATTTGACGAATTTATAAAGGGATACCCTCAGTTCCTAGTTCTCATCTTTCTTTGCTCAATACATACAAGTTGAGGCATTCATTTTATAAATTGATGATCCAAGTAGTCCAGTCTTTCATTTGAATACAATACAACAgctgtatatatgcatgtgtgttGTGCAAGTGTATAGATTGAAATATAGCATAGCATTAGCTCTTAATAAACCACTCCCATTTTAGGTGGAACTGTGTAGACCTCTACCGCACTCGTTGCCCAGCATTTACTCAGAGGATGTTCTCTCTTCTTTTATCCCTTTATTCTATTCCTTTTTAAAGGTGGTTTTTTTCATAAGAAAATGTAATTAGAAGGGAGAAGAGATttacaaatacaaatattaaaccTCATATCAGCAAATACAGATTCGAAGGTTAGGGCAGACAAGGTTAGGGAGAAGAGATTCAATTTCTACAAATGTTGAATCTTTCgtcataaaaaaacataaaagggaAAACATGTTGAAAGAATGTTAGGGCAGACAATGTTTACCTTGATTGAATTGGGATTCACTGCATTTGAAGTCACTGCATTTGAAGATAACTGGCAGACAATGTCAAGAGACTTTCCTACTCACTGCATTTAAAGAAAATAATCTGTTCTTGGTCGACAAAACAATCGAAAGCAAGAAATTAAACAGGAATAGAAATGAAAGTGAAACAGAAATAGAAATCGGGAGCTTCTGTTTGATGTTGGGAGGGAAAGGCTAGAGATGGCTCTTGTATTGGGAGGGTGAAACAAGGCAAATGAGGTTAAATAGAGCTAATCGTGACTTTTGGAAGGGAATAGAAAACACCCCAAAGCAGGAATACAGACGTAATGTAATAGACCCGTAATAGGGCATTACACTCAACCAAACGCATGCATAAGTGGGGCCCACAGAATAGGGGTGTAATGGCATACCAAAAATAGTGTAATGCTCTATTGGTTTCTTTTTTCAATTGTATATGTATCTTAGATACTTGCCAACGATAATGTGTTGTGTCGGTGAGTCGTGATAAGAAAGGTGGAACCAAAGTATTATCGGCAATCCAGTTAGTCCATTTACACCACAATTGAGCTATAAGAAACTCAACCAGTCCTAcccaccacataggacctcgaaatgcccatccaaccctacacaccatgcatGTGGACAAAGCCACATAAATAACAGTATGCAGCTGAGCTGTCAGAAGTATCATAATGTGTGGTAAACCGCTATACAAACGTATTGCAGTTGAAACTGCCAAATCAAATCACACTTCCTTCTCTTCATATCCCAAACTCGAAATCATAATGCAAATGTAAGAATGCACACCAAACACTAAAAATTACATAGACGTAGAAGCTCGTAATCAGTCAATCAATTATAGAATCAATGTACACAATTTCCAGACAGTCACACCCACACCcacatcacttaaccactgaagtagatactcaTTTATTACACAATATCACATTAATGAGTCACTTAACTAATGCAACAATTGCATATAACAGATATATCTGAGCCAAAACAGAGTCCCAACCACCCTTTCTAAGGCCTAATCGTGAGTCAAAATACATAGGATCACAAACAAGTCAAAAACAGACACAGTACAAAAATTGGTGACAtaaggtcacacggtcgtgtggaagTGCCCAAGCCGTGTGAGGGTTTACATGCCCGTGCGAAGGCCACTCACGCTTGTGTGAAGGCCACACGCGCCCGTATGAaggccatacacgcccgtgtggaggggcacacacccgtgtggggaCACATGCCggtgtggccaagccatgtggtACTAAAAACCATCAAAACCCTAAATTCCCAtattcacacggccatgtgacccaccCGTGTGGGACTCACGGccatgtgtgtaacacccctaacctatatctattgccagaatagggttatagagcattacgagagtttacaaattaatttacagacatttcatttcatcaaacattcatatttaaaatcaatcaaaatcaaaatattaatgagctaacgttggccaatttaacttatacatgccattcaatgcattattcccctaacatgcacaaactcaacattcaagttagttcaataatttccatgtatcaataatatatataccatgattaaTAAGCTCATCAATTCtatgatttccattcccttgttatttttccatatttatcttgttgaactacttggaatttCGATGGGTTTTCAGGGGTACACCTAAGTGTACAAATCCGAGTccttcaattcatattcatgtgtgcacatttccatttcagagagcacactcctgcgaacctcatccttacagcgagactaccagtccaggctaaatcccctgtaatataaactcatagagtattgtcgggattaccagtccaggctaaacccctgcaatgacaattactctaatgagcatggatctgaattactagtccaggctaaattcagaccataattcggattacccgtccgggctaaatccattttccacaaaTTCTTCGAGAGGGcaatatcaggataggatcacccatccgggctagatcttttttactgtcaattccttttcaaagatccatcgaattttccttccattcgaCAGGGATTTCTTcccccttttatcaaatatatcaatgtttcatcaattttcatacaatgaacattcaaatcatattcacatcaataacaaacatttcaagcatttaagaataaaattcaagttacatgaacttatcaggctaaattgcaaaaataccataattcagggacattttggtaattttctattttcctcgaatttccacccaatcttgttctaaattaatatttcattcattttaataatttaaataataaaacaattcatttcatgcaatttggtcactttttgatatttttacaaatttacccttaaaatattacttttattcaatttagtccctgaacctaaaacatgcaaattagccatttttaatgaaaactcatgctagttgaataatcatatattttcctcctcctcctttccattccacatccttaatgtatataacatgcttatatgtaatattatctataatttcactatttatttatttgttcattcaaagaTGTCCACTTAAGTCATAGTcacaaatttatttatatcttgagctacgtaACTCCTAATTGAGATCCGTCAATTTTatccgaaactagactcacatatattattactataaaattttcagaattttttgtttatctaataagtacaatttattatttaaatttgccCTATTTCAttgtttgacagttctgacccctcttcactaaaaattaattatctctttgtacagaatttagatgatgtctctgtttgtttctattaaaaatagactcatcaaggattttaaaaatataaattataacccataattatttttatacaatttttaatgatttttccaattcagaataggggaacccaaattcattctgaccttatctcacaaaatttattatatctcatgatttacaattccattacttacatcgtttcttctatgagaaactagactcaataatatttaattccatattttattcatactctaattcgatttccacgatttatggtgatttttcaaatttaacctactgctgctgtccaaaactattttagtgcaaaatgttgattactaaatttataacacccttatttcatttctctataatatttcccatcactttctcttattttccttcactaatatataaaaaatataaggccttatataagaaaactctactatagcatcatttccatactttttcaataatatcacactttaaaatatgttgaaatcttgatgttcttaccttgtcctattggtttcaatctttaacttgattttctctctcctgcAGCTTCTATTACTTGAattaacttgatattctagctctccATAGTCttcttgttatctttctctcttgatggctatggaaatttttttgatttctaggtgaaaatggtaaatttttggtggaatgacaaaattgtaaagaaagcaaaactttctttctccTCTTCTCTCCTAACGTGAAATGCATAGAAAAGATGATgatttctcttcatctttcctcccttttatattaatcatttaataataaaataatactaaaaatcttaataaaatattaactaaataacatttatctaattaattaattaaaaatatcaccaacatcatcattaccttctagaattctctctctctctctaattgaccatttttccttttataatcttttaaaatttcatccttgagtcatcacgtaatttggtaaaattgtaatttagtctctcaaaattcttcacatttttaatttggtcctaattcatccattttccttagtttttagattattccacccttaaaatatttacactattggtcctttaaattttttgtatttacactttaacccctcaaaatttgagtatttattattgggcaacaaaacttatctcacttttgcaatttaatcatttcttgaattaaaatgtcataatatacttcccaatgttgacataactcaaaattaccttttttatcactttatttccttattttactatatcagaaatattatcttactttcttactgtagtaatttttggggtattacaatgtggccacccgtgtggtcatgaaaccacaccGAAATAGCCTAAATAACACCTAATTCATCACCAAATCGACCCTTCAATTACCTAAACTCAAAGGTATACCAGAAATTGAAGATTTTCCTATGATTCACCATAAACTCAAAACAAAACAACACCTATAACAAACAATTGCGGAAACACACCAAAATTGTTGAATATCACAGAACCCAAGCAGTAATTcgttaaaagaacataaaggtTTT from Gossypium hirsutum isolate 1008001.06 chromosome D12, Gossypium_hirsutum_v2.1, whole genome shotgun sequence includes these protein-coding regions:
- the LOC107943808 gene encoding DEAD-box ATP-dependent RNA helicase 35-like; amino-acid sequence: MQQQRIQGKKDVLVATDVASKGLDFPDIQHVINYDMPAEIENYVHRIGRIGRYGKTGIATIFINKNQSETTLLDLKHLLQEAKQRIPPVLAELSDLMEDVDAITNASGVKGCAYCGGLGHRIQDCPKLEHQKSMAIANSRMDYFGSGGYRGET